In Candidatus Neomarinimicrobiota bacterium, the following are encoded in one genomic region:
- a CDS encoding glycosyltransferase family 4 protein: protein MRNRKIKIALIITRLDAGGSADVTLQLARGLRNKGYDVYLASGITSSPSLEIEDFCNRNRIKYILIKELVRDINPILDFIAFLKLYFILKSIKPNIVHTNTSKAGIIGRISAKLAGCGKTLHSPHGHIFYGYYPKTVTLFFIMLEKIVSHYTKYILNLTELGRLDHIKMRIARPEKFIVVGCGVDINKFALLKKNKGHKFTVTWIGRLTNIKNPFMLLEAVKLINQKGYNFKFDIIGDGEILDDCKRYALANNLKNVVFHGYSSGVEKFLANSDLLVVTSKNEGFGRVIIEAMAAGVPIVATKVGGIPDLIKHNINGILIPSESAEMLAKSIIELYKNPHKREMFIEYNKTFCLQYSIENYVNKIEKIYNKVLHEET, encoded by the coding sequence ATGCGGAATAGAAAAATAAAAATCGCTCTTATCATAACAAGACTCGATGCTGGTGGCTCAGCAGACGTAACGTTACAATTAGCAAGAGGACTGAGGAATAAAGGTTACGATGTATATCTCGCAAGTGGAATCACAAGTTCACCATCTCTTGAAATAGAAGATTTCTGCAATAGAAATCGCATTAAATATATTCTAATCAAAGAATTAGTTAGAGACATAAATCCAATCTTAGATTTTATTGCCTTTTTAAAACTATATTTCATATTAAAAAGCATAAAACCAAACATTGTGCATACAAATACTTCAAAAGCAGGAATAATAGGAAGAATATCAGCTAAACTCGCTGGATGCGGAAAAACTTTGCACTCCCCACATGGCCATATCTTTTATGGTTATTATCCAAAAACTGTAACATTATTTTTTATAATGTTGGAAAAGATAGTGTCCCATTACACAAAATACATTTTAAATCTGACCGAACTTGGTAGATTAGACCACATCAAAATGAGAATTGCTCGACCGGAAAAATTTATTGTAGTTGGCTGCGGAGTGGACATTAATAAATTCGCTCTTTTAAAAAAAAATAAAGGGCATAAATTTACAGTAACATGGATAGGAAGACTTACGAATATTAAAAACCCCTTTATGTTATTAGAAGCTGTCAAATTGATTAACCAAAAAGGATATAATTTTAAATTTGATATAATAGGAGATGGTGAAATACTAGATGACTGTAAAAGGTATGCGCTGGCAAATAATTTAAAGAATGTTGTATTCCACGGTTACAGTTCTGGTGTAGAAAAATTTTTAGCCAATTCTGATTTGCTTGTTGTAACTTCAAAAAATGAAGGCTTTGGTAGAGTTATCATAGAAGCAATGGCAGCTGGTGTACCCATAGTAGCAACAAAAGTCGGCGGTATCCCTGATCTGATAAAACATAATATAAATGGAATATTAATTCCGTCTGAATCTGCTGAAATGCTTGCAAAATCAATAATAGAATTATATAAAAATCCACATAAGAGAGAAATGTTTATTGAATATAATAAAACTTTTTGTCTACAATACTCAATAGAAAACTATGTCAATAAAATAGAGAAAATATACAATAAAGTTTTACATGAAGAAACTTAA